The genomic window CGGAATATTTAACATCTTAATGATGACCGTTTTAGAAAAGCAAAGGGACATAGCTATACTCAAAGCCATGGGTTATTCAAGTTCTGACATAGTGGCTATATTCCTACTTCAAGGTTTCCTGATAGGGGTGGTTGGAGTTGTTGTGGGAGGAATCGGTGCTTACCTGTCTCAGGAGTACCTGGCAAGTGTGGAGATAGACCTTGAAGGACTTATAAGGGCAAAGGGTTTCATTCTTGACAGGTCTTTCAGGTATTACGTTGGGGGTGCTCTCTTCGCCCTTATTTTCTCGTGGCTTGCCTCCGTCTATCCAGCCCGCAGGGCTGCCAGATTGAACCCCGTTGATATATTCAGAAGCGGAGGAGTCTAAAGGATGCAACAGTCCCAAAGAGGTATAGGAGATAAAGGTTAAGGAGCGTTACGGCCGGGGCTAAAAGTGCTAAGGGAGTTATAAAGGCTATCAAAAGGTTTAAAACCAACAGACATAGCGTTATTAAAGACACGATAGCTGAAGACTTTATGTAATCCCAGTTCAGTATGGTCTTCCAGCTTATCTCTGCATAAAGGGAAGTTAAAAAGTAGCTCAAAGTCTGGGAGAAGCCCTTTCCCCTGAGCATGGCTCTCCCGAAGAATATCGGAAAAGACGTAACAACTGAGAAATAAACGAATAGAGAAAGAACAAGGCTTAGAACCAAACCTGTCCAGCTGACATCACCGCCCATGAATAGGGGCTTGATAACCGACCATACCCCTCCAACACTAAAGACGATTAGAGCAAACAAAATCGCTCCAAGGGTCAACAGGAACTGAGCTACCAAAACACCTATGGTTTCCGAAGCGTAGGAATACAAGAATTTAATAGGGCTGTTTGTAGCCTCCTCAAAGGTACTGGGGTTACCCTCCGTTTCTATGTACTTCTTTGACATGAATACCACGTAAGAAAAGGTCAGGTAGTAATTGAAAAGCAGGGCAGGAAGGCTAAAGGGAGGCATGAAGGTAAAGACGCTGAATAGTATGAGCAAGAAAGCAGCCACGAGAGTCGGGATTTTAAGTACGCTTATCTTCCAGAAGAGTAGAGCTTCTCTCCACACTGAGGGTATTATAGTAGAGATATAATAATTTTCTATGGCTAAGAGGGTCATTCTTGCATATTCGGGTGGACTTGATACATCTGTGATAGTTCGCTGGTTAACCGACAAGGGGTATGAGGTTATAACCTATACAGCAGACGTAGGTCAGGGGGAGGAGCTCTCCGAGATACCTGACAAGGCAAGAGCTTCCGGGGCGGTTGAAGCTATAGTAGAGGACATAAAGGAGGAGTTTGCAAGAGATTTTTGTATGCCAACACTGAGGGCTTTGGCTCTATACGAGGGGAAGTACCCTCTGACCGCCTCTCTCTCAAGACCCCTTATATCAAAGAAACTCGTTTACTATGCAGAGAAGTTCAAAGCCGACTACATAGCACATGGCTCAACGGGAAAGGGGAATGACCAGGTAAGGTTTGAGCTGTCCGTGTGGGGATTAAATCCAGACATTGATGTGCTGGCTCCGGTTAGAGAGTGGGAATTCAAAGCAAGGGAAGAACAGGTAGAGTATGCCAAGAAGCACGGCATACCAGTTAAGGTCACAAAAGAAAAACCTTACTCTATAGACAGAAACCTCTGGGGAGTGTCAATAGAATGCGGTCCCCTTGAGGACCCTTGGACCGAACCCCCGGAGGACGCCTATCAGATAACCACCTCTCCCGAAAAGGCTCCCAATGAGCCGGAATACGTCACAATCGGCTTCAGAGAAGGTTCTCCTGTTTCTCTTAACGGAAAGGAGTACAAACTTCTGAGCGAGTTGATCCTTGACCTTAACAGGTTGGCAGGGAAGCACGGGGTGGGAAGAATAGATATGGTTGAAAACAGGCTTGTGGGTATAAAGAGCAGGGAAATATACGAAGCTCCCGGTGCGATAGTCCTATATGAAGCTTATAGAGACCTGCTCTCTCTTGTAACTGACAGGTTCACCTTTCACTACTTTATCAACCATATTCCTCACGAGTATGCAAAGCTTGTGTATGAAGGTCTATGGTTTACGCCCCTGAGAGAAGCCCTTGACGCCTTCACTGAAAGACTTGCGGGAGACGTGACAGGAGAAGTGAGACTTAAGCTCTACAAGGGACATGTGAGTGTTGTTGGAAGAAGGTCTCCCAACTCCCTTTACGTTGAGGACCTTGCCACCTATTCGGAGAAAGACGCCTTTGACCATATAGCCGGTAAGCACTTCACAAAGGTATGGGGCTTACCCATCAGGGTTTTGGGAAGGAGAGGTAAGAGTTAACCTTCCTTTAAAGCGTTGACTATATCCTGAACAGCCTTCTTGGCATCGGCAAAGAGCATAAGGGCGTTGTCCATAGCGAAAAGGGGGTTGGGTATTCCTGCAAATCCGGGGCTGAGACTTCTCTTTATCACGACCACCGTCTTTGCCTTCCAGACCTCAAGGACAGGCATACCTGCTATCGGACTTTTAGGGTCAGTCTGAGCCAGTGGGTTAACGACATCATTCGCCCCTATAACTATGACCACATCTGTCTGTTCAAAGGTAGGGTTTATATCCTCTAACTCCTTCATCTTTTCGTAGGGTATGTCCACCTCTGCAAGCAGAACGTTCATGTGTCCGGGCATCCTTCCCGCAACGGGATGTATCGCAAATTCAACCTCAACGCCTCTTGACTCTAAAAGGTTGTATAGGTCTCTGACCGCATACTGAGCTTGAGCAACAGCCATTCCGTAACCTGGAACGATAACCGCCCTCCTTGCCCCCTCCAGAAGGAGAGCTACCTCTTCGGGTGAAGTAGCTTTCACCTTTCCTGCGTATATGTCCTCCTCTGAAGTCTGAACTACCTCTCCGAAGCCGCCAAATAAGACGTTAAGAAGTGATCTGTTCATGGCTTTGCACATCAGATTCGTAAGTATTATTCCCGAAGCTCCAACGAGTGAACCTGAAATTATAAGGGCGTTATTCTGGAGGACAAAACCTGTAGCTGCAGCGGCAAGACCTGAGTAGGAGTTAAGTAGGGCTATCACAACGGGCATATCGGCACCGCCTATGGCTATGGTAAGCAGGACACCGAGAACCGAAGAGAGCCCGGTTATAACCCAGTATAGATGTAGGTTTTGTGGGTTAAGCACCAGATAAGCTCCAAAGGTAACGGCTGCAATGGCAAATAGCGCTTTTACAACCTGCTCACCTGTATACCTTACAGGTCTTTCATTTATAATCCCCTGAAGCTTTCCGAAGGCAACACCGCTACCAAAAAAGGTCACCGCCCCTATTATTCCAGAAGCAACCGAAGCTGTAGTAAAAAGGTAATCAGGGTTCTTTGTCTCATAAAGGGCGGCACCCGCCACCAGTGCAGAAGCGCCTCCTCCCAGTCCATTAAAAACCGCAACAAGCTGGGGCATTGCGGTCATTTCAACCTTGAGGGCAAGAAGCGTCCCGATAGCTGCCCCTATCACAAGTCCAGCTATTATTAGGGAAAAGTCAGCTATCTTCTTGTCCAGAAGTGTAACCACAACCGCTATGAGCATACCTAGGGCACCGAGCATATTACCTCTTACGGCTGTTCTTGGATGGGAGAGTCCTTTAAGCCCGAATATGAAGAGAGAAGCAGAGAGGAGGTACGCAAGGTTTACTATTATCTTCTCCATTCACTCCTTCCTCCTGAACATCTCAAGCATCCTGTGGGTTACCAGAAAACCACCAACAACGTTCACGGTTGCAAAGACTAAGGCTACAAAGCCGAGTAAAGTCGTGAGGGTGGTGTGGTGGGACCCGGCAGATATGAGGGCACCCACTATGGTTATGCCCGATATAGCGTTAGAACCAGACATCAGAGGGGTATGAAGCGTAGGAGGAACTTTTGTTATAACCTCAAAACCAACAAACATTGAGAGAACGAATATCGTGAAGTACATCATGAAGTCTTCCATCACCCGGCTCCTCCGCTTATAAGCTCTCTAATCCTTTCATTTACCAGCTCTCCGTTTCTGAAAAGAAGTGTGTCCCTCACTATCTCATCCTCAAGGCTTATGTGAAACTCCCCCTCTTTCACAAGGAGACTAAGAAAGTTAAATAGGTTCCTTGAGTACATCTGGCTTGCATCGTAGGGGACTTGCGATGGAAGATTTACAGCTCCAACTATCCTTACCCCGTACCTTTCAACAACTTCTCCTGGAACGGTAAGTTCACAGTTTCCCCCCCTCTCTGCAGCGAGGTCAACTATAACAGAACCTGGTCTCATGCCCTTAACCATGTCTTCTGTCACCAGAACTGGAGCTTTCTTTCCAGGAACCATAGCCGTGGTTATAACTACATCGCTTTCCGATACAACCTCGGTCATCATCTCCCTCTGTCTCCTGTAAAACTCCTCGTCCATCGCTCTTGCGTACCCGCCTTTATCCTCAGCCTGTTCGCTTTCAAGTCCGAGCTCCACAAACTTTGCTCCCAAGCTCAAAACCTGCTCCTTAGCAGCGGGTCTTATATCATAAGCCTGAACCACAGCACCCAGTCTCTTGGCGGTAGCTATAGCCTGAAGACCGGCTACCCCGGCACCCACCACAAAGACCCTCGCAGGGAGAACTGTCCCAGCCGCGGTCATGAGCATCGGGAACATCTTGGGCAGCATGTTTGCAGCTATGAGAACCGCTTTATAGCCCGCTACTGTTGCCATAGAGGAGAGAGCGTCCATGCTCTGAGCTCTCGTTGTCCTGGGTATTAGCTCCATAGCAAAGGCGGTTAAATTGAGAGAGTTAACCCTATCAAGAATATCACCCACAGCAAAAGGCTCAAGGAAACCTATTAGAACTTTGCCAGAGTATCTCTCAATTTCTCTCAAAAAGTTCTCCTGGTCTGCCATAAGGTCTCTTACCTTCAGTATCACTTCAGCCTTGGAAAAAACCTCTTCCCTATCCAAAACTTTTGCACCAGCCTGTGAATATTCCTCGTCGGAAAATCCAGCTCCTTCGCCAGCCCCCCTTTCAACGAGGACTTCAACACCCATCCTGCCTAATTTCTGGACTTCAGACGGTATCAGGGCGACCCTCTTCTCGTTGGGATACGTCTCTTTGATGACTCCAACAAACATGGTGTATAATTTTAGCATGAGAAGGGTTTTAATCGCTTCATTTGCAACGTTTCTGCTTTTCGGAATAAAGTCCTGCGGTGAACCTTACGGAGCAGCTAAAGATACAGTTGAGGAATTCCTGGAAGAAGTTAAGGACAAGAAAGGGCAGGAAGCTCTCAGGTATTTGCATCCGACCTTTAGAGACAGCCTTGCCAAAGAGGTAAAGTTGCCCATAGAGCTGACAGAGCTCAAACCCTCTCAAGTGCTTGCCTGTTTTCTAAGTAGTATGGGAGCCAACATAGACGAGATTAAAGTCATGGAGGGAAAACCCCTCGGTAAGGAAAATGCTATGGTTAAGGTTAAGGTTGTAGACGGCAGTGGAATAGAAAAACTATTTAACTTTGTACTTATTAAGGAAGGAGACAAGTGGTTGATAGTTGATATCACCCCCTATAAACCAGAAATCAAGAAAGAACAAAAGGAAAAGTGAAATTCCTCATCTGGCAGACAGCATTTCTGGGCGATGTTATCCTAACAACTCCTTTGATAAGAACCATTGAGAAGAACTATCCGAAGGCGGGCATAGCTTTCGTGGGAAGACCCTTCATAAGGGAGCTATTCAAGGGATGGAACTTAGAGCTCATACCCTTCTCAAAGGGTCTAATGGAGAGCTTCTCAATTTTAAAGAGGCTAAAGGGCTTTGACGTAGCCATAGTTCCCCACAGGTCACTGAGGACCGCTCTCATAATGCTTTTCTCAGGTATACCGATTAGAGTTGGTTTTGACAGGTCAGAATTTCCCAAAGCTTATACCCACATAGTTGAGCACAGGTGGGAACTCCACGAGGTTGATAGAAACCTCATGCTCCTGAAGGCTTTGGGGATAAAGGAGCTGACCAGGGAAACGTTTCTACCGATGGAGGAAGAAGAGTTTAAAGACACCTTAAAGAGGTTCTCTCTTAAGGAGAGAGAGTATGTGGTTATAAACCCCTTTTCCAACTTCCCCCTTAAGGAGTGGAGTCTTGATAACTGGACTGATACCATAAAGGCTTTGAAGGGTATTGATGTGGTTGTTACGGGATTGCCCTCAGACAGGGATAAGGTTGAAATCTTACGTTCCAGAGTGGAGTTCATAAATCTTGTTGGAAAAACAAGCTTAAGAGAGCTTATGGCAGTCATAAAAGGTTGCCGTGTTGTGCTATCCAATGACTCCTCTCCTGTTCACATTGCAAATGCCTTGGGAGTCCCTGCAGTTACTGTGTACACCGCAACATCTCCAAAGTATGGGTTTTACCCCCTTGCAGGCGCTTATCTTGAAAATCCTGCACCCTGCTCTCCATGTTCCCCAAACCCTAAAAGGTGTAAAACAGGCACCTTTGAGTGTTTAAGTCTTCCTCCTGCTCAACTTCTCCTTGAAGTTGTTAAAGAGTTCCTTTAAGGCTATGGCTTCCTTACCCTTGGGAACTTTTTCATAAGCGTAGAATACACCCCCTTCCTCAACCACGTTCACATCTTCAAGCTTTTTCCACCTCTTGGTGTCTTTTGCCTTGACGTACAACTCCTTAACCTCACCGAAGGGTAAGCTCTCTCTCTCCAAGAAGAAGTCTATTTCCTTCATAAGCTTTATCAGATGGTCACAGGAATCAAAATAGTAAGTGTAACTTCCTATCTTCATAGTGCACAGCTCATCTTCCTTTATTATGATAGCCTTGCATACAGGACACCTACACTTTTCTGGTGGTGTAAAGTCCCTCGCCTTTTCAGGGTTCTTGCTGACGTAAAGGACTACACCACCCAGGACGCCAGCTGTAAGAAGGAGGTCCGCAAGAGCTATATACTCAAAGTATTCCCTGGCAAGTAATCCTGCTGTGCTTGATATTAAGCTTAAAACAACAACACCCCCAACTAGATAAACGTACTTTAACTTGTAACCTCTGAACATCAAGAAGATGGTTGTTATTATTCCCAGAAACTCAACCACTCTACTCAAAACTATCAGAATCGTCGTTTCCTTGAACATGGATAAAAGTATTGTAAATAAGTACTTTCTCGTCAACCCAGAAGTTCTCTAAATAAACTCCTGAGCCTCACAATCACCTCCTTCCCACCGAGCCTACTCTTCAGCTCACCGAACCTATACCTCATACGCTCTCTCTCCTTATCCTCTTCAAGAAGGGTAATGGCTGCTCTCGTTATCTGAGATGGGCTTTTATTTATAAGCTCTGGGATAACCTCTTCGTTCAAGATAAGATTTGGCAAGCTCACATACTCAACCCTAACGAGAAACCTTGCAAGCATGTATGTCAACGGGTTCAGACTGTAAAAAACTATATGGGGATTATAGGCAAGAGCAGCCTCAAGGGAAGAGGTGCCAGAAGCTACGATAGATAGTTTTGAGTAAAACATGGAGTTGTAAGAGGGGTAGCTTACGTCCCTATCCGTGATAACCTTAACAGGTAAACCGCTAAAACTATCCTCTATGTATTCCCTGAAATCTTCAAAGGTAGGGAGGATAAAATCCTTAACCCTACCCTGAAGGTTCTTTACCACCTCCTTAAGGATAGAGGAGTGGCGTTTCACCTCTCCCCATCTGCTACCGGGCATAAGGTTGACGGGCTCCTCATCTATGCCAAGAATTCTGTAGAACTCCTCCCGGCTTACACTTGGTTTTACCATGTCTACAAGGGGATGTCCCACATAATGAACCTTAAATTTCCCGCTCTCAAAGTTTCTGTATATTTCCACCTCAAAGGGGAGTATCACGATAAGGTCATCTACGTATTCAGCTATAATCTTTGCCCTTCCTGGCTTCCAAGCCCAAACCTGAGGGGAGATAAAGTAGACCACCTTCTCAACACCCATTCTGCGAGCCTCTTTTATAAGGCGCAGGTTAAAACCCGGTGCATCGCAGGCGATAAGAACATCACAATCCCGAAGAACCTCAATACTCCTTTTATAGAGCCTCCTTATCTTAAGGAGTCTCGGCAGTACCTCCGCTATCCCAACAACGGACAACTCTGATATCTGCCCCACACTTTTAATCCCGATACTTTCAAGCCTTGTGTTGGTAATACCGAGAAATTCAAAATCCTCAAAGCCCTCTTTCAGTATCTCATACAGGTAATTCGCCGCGGATATATCGCCAACGGAGAGAAACACTTTCACAGACATGCTATTATTAAAGACCATGAAGATCGGTTTTATCAGCCACAAAAATGCGGTAAGGAGTGTAATGGCTGAGGCTGTGGCAAGAAAATTACTCTCAGACTTAGGCATAAAGGCGGAGGTGTTTTCCGCAGGTGTGGAGCCTGCAAAAGAGGTAAACCCATTAACCATTAAGACCCTTAGAGATAAGGGTTATACGGTAAACGGTCTGTATCCAAAACCCGTGAGTAAAATTCCGTACAGAAAGCTGGACGTGGTTGTAACGATCGGTAATGAGGCTAAGGAAAGGTGTGAGTTCGTAGTCGGTCATAAGAGGAGAGAGAACTGGCTAATAGAGGAGCCCTCTGAAAGTGAAGAATCCTTCAAGAGAACCCTTGAGGATATTGAAAGCCACCTGAAGGGTTTACTAAAGCTCTCCTGATATGGTCCTAATGTAGCACTCTTTAACCTGTTGGGAATAGCTCTTGAGGTCTCCTGCCGGGGTAAAGCCTTCCTTAAGAAGTTTTTCCACAGTAGCCACCAGTTCTTTTAGTGAGCTAACTTTGAAACCGTATCCACTGGAGAGCAAGAACTCTTCAAGGTCTCGTACCTTGTAGGTACTGGGTCCAAAGACCACAGGCTTGCCAAAGAAAGCCGGTTCTAAAAGGTTGTGTCCACCTGCGGGGTAGAAGGTGCCTCCAACAAACGCAACGTCAGCCAGCGAATACATAGCCTTAAGCTCCCCAAGGGTATCTACGAGCAAGATATCCCACTCCTCCCCCATAGAGCTCCTTCTTGCATAAGATAAGCCTTTTCCCCTCAAAACCTTTTCCACCTCTTTCACACGGGATACATGTCTGGGAGCTATCACAAGCTTGAGTGGTAAACTTTTCCGGACTTCAAGGAAGGCTTCTAATATAATCTCCTCTTCACCTTCCCGTGTGCTTCCTGCAACCCAGAGTTTATAACCTTCCGGTATCTTAAGGTTTATGGGTTGAAGATCGTTTTCCTGCACAAACTTCAGGTTTCCACAGGAAACAACTTTGCCTGCTCCTTCCCTCTCAAAGAGCTCCCTATCTCGTTCAGTTCTCGCAATTATAAGCTTAAAGTTAGGGAGAAGGAGCTTTTCAAGAAAATTACCCCTGGCGTATGCATTTACGAGGATTTTTTTCACCCTGGTAGCCTTGATTAAAGCAGGCCAGAACTCCCTTTCAACTATTATGAGCACCTTCGGTTGAATTAGGGATTCAAATCTCCTCAGGAGGAAAGGTAGGTCTAAGGGAAGCGGAAAGAGAAGGTCATAAAGCCCTGATTGCTTTTCAAGGTAACCCTTCGCCCGGGGCGAGAAGTAGGTCAATACCACCTGCTCCCTGCTTTTCAGCTCTCTGAGTATAGGTTTAAAGGTGTTAAACTCACCCACGCTTGCGCAATGCACCCAAATAGGCTTTGATAGGTTATCAACATTTGGTTTCTCCAATAGAAATCTTTTCTTAAGACAAAAGTGCATGGGTGTTTTAGAATTATAGTATGAAAGCTCTATTGGTTCTTTACTCTGAACTACTTGAAAACGGCAAGGATAAGTTCTACAGGGAGCTTGAAAAGAACCTATATTACCTCAGAAGGGTGGTTGGCATAGACAACATATACGCCTCGGTGAGTTCTCATTTTAAGGATATATTTGATAGATTCCCGGACGTATGTCTGATAAACAACCTCAAGGACACGCCTGTCTTTGGTGCTTACAAGGGTTTGAGGAAGTTAAGAGGAGATGATGTGCTTTTGATAGACGGAGGCGTGAAGCTATCAAAGGAAGTTCTGTTGAGGTTCTTCAACAGGCTTAACGTTACCGTTGGCGTTGTGAAGGAGAATTGGTCTGGCATAGCCCTTGTAAAGATGCGTGACGTTGACTATATGGTAAGGAGCCTTGAGAGGAACTTTGAGAACAGCATGCTGGATGCTTTTTACACTCTTAGGGATATATACAGCATAGTTACAGAATTCATTCCGCTTGAAAATGAACGCTCTCTTCCGACTTTAAACTTAAAGGAAGTCAAACCTTAGGGGGGTGTGACATGGTAGACCCGGACATACTTCTCATAGCCATGGTTGAGCTTATTGAAGGTGTTAGGAATTTGATAGGGGACAAGGGAGCCAACGCTGTCCTTAGGGATGCCGGGAGGCACAGTGGACCAAAGCTACTTGAGAGCCTGATAGGTCATCTACCTGAGGTCCTGGAGAGGGAAGAGGCTTTAAGAAGAACCTGTATGCTCCTTGAAGAGCTCGGCTTTGCCAAAAAAATTGAAAAGGAGGACTCAACAATAAGCATACAGGACGACATATTCAGTGATGCCATAAGAGCTGAAGATATACAGAAGTCCCCCGTAGTTTACTTCTTTATGGGTCTTATAGAAGGGTTTGTCCAGTTTATGTCGGGAAACAAAGTCACTCTGAGTCCTAAACAGATAGAGAAAGGCAGGTTTGTATTCTCTTACGCCTGAACCCTTAGATAGCTCACGCTTTCAATGTGGTACGTTTGAGGAAACATATCAACCAGCTTGACCTGTTCAAGTCTGTAGCCCCCTTTCAGGAGAGCCTTTAAGTCTCTGGCAAGGGTTGCAGGGTTACAGGATATGTAAACAATCCTTTCTGGCTGGTTATTAACAAGTAAATCAATCTCTTTCCTCTCAAGACCGCTTCTGGGTGGGTCCAGAACAACAAGGTCAAGAACCTCTCCTCCCCTGTTCTTGAGGTGCCTGTAAGCGTCCGACTTTATAAAGACCACGTTGTCTCTGTTGTTGAGCTTGGCGTTGTACTCCGCATCGTTTATAGCCCAGGGGTTACTGTCGGAGCCTTCTATGAAGTTGCCCTTCTCTGAGAGAGGTATGGTAAAGAATCCTACACCACAGTGCAGGTCTATCGCTTTACGGAAAGGGTCCACATCGCTTACCGCCCTTATGAAACTCTCCCAAAGAGTCCAGTTTACCTGAAAGAAGGAATCGGAGCTAACCCTGAACTTCCACTTTCCGACATCTATAAAAAGATACTCTTTGCCTATCCAGAACCTTCGGTTCAGTATCGTTCTTAACCTTGAATAATCTCCAACACCAACAACATCTTCAGGAAGACAGTCTCTCTTCAGATTGCCCAGAAACTCCCTGTCTATCTCTGTAGGTGTTACGAATTTCACGAGGAATTTGTCCTCCGATGGAGAGTAGGTAACATGAATCTCCTGAAGCTCCCTTATATACTTGACACATTCCTTAAGGGGTTTGATGAGTTCGTTTATCCTTGGATGAGCTATTGGACAGTGTTCTATATCAACTATCTCGTGCTCATCCCACCTGTAAAAACCCAGCTTGCCATTCTTAACTTTAAACTGAACCCTTACCCTGTACCCAAACTCTTGCCCGGACTGGATAGCTTCTCCCAGTGGAACCTCCCTGATCTTTCCTATCCTTTGGAGAGTTTCCAGAAGTATGGACTCTTTACTCTCTACCTGAGTGTTATAGTCTACATGCTGGAGCTGGCACCCACCACATACACCAAAGTAGGGGCAAGGTGCTTCTCTTCTGGAAGCCGAAGAGAGGATAACGTCTTTTACATAAGCTTCCGAGTAATCTTTCTTTTCCTGGATTACCTCCACATCAACGAGTTCACGGGGAGCGGCAAACCTGACCAGAACAACCTTATCTCTATGGTGGGCTAAACCGTAGCCTCCATGCACTAACTTTTCTATGCTGAGTCGTAAGTTTTCCTCTTTACTCACCTGACTCTGACTCTCTAAGCTCTGTGAGCCTCTCAAAGTCTTCCTCCGACATTACATCAATATGCCACCCCGTTAGTCTGTGGGCAAGTTTTACGTTGGTTCCCCTCTTGCCTATTGCCAGGGAAAGCTGGTCTTGGGGTACTGCCACCTCAGCCCTCTCCTCTTCCGGTATGAGCCTTATAGCGGTAGGCTTAGCCGGTGACAATGCCCTCCTTATGAACTCCTCTTCATCTTCTGTCCATCGCACCACGTCTATCTTTTCCCCATGTAGTTCTTCGGATATTGGTTGTATCCTGGAACCTCTTAAGCCCACAACTATACCAACAGGGTCCATCTTCATATCTTTTGCATAAACGGCGACCTTTGCCCTTTCTCCGGGGATACGGGCGACAGCCTTTATCTCTATCTCCTTTTCAGCTACCTCTGGTATCTCCGTTTCAAGAAGCCTCTTCAAGAACAAAGGGTGGGTTCTTGACAGTATAAGACGGGGTTCTCCGTGTTGCTTTTTTACCTCTATGAGGAGAGCCTTGAGCCTATCACCCACATGGTAAGTTTCACCGGGTATCTGCTCTCTACGGGGGAGCACAGCTTCAACCTTACCAAGGTCAACGAGTATGTCCCCATTCTCGTGCACCTTTCTGACTATACCTGTTACTATCTCTCCCTCAAGCTCCTTGTACTCAAGGAATCCTCTCTCCCTTTCTGCCCTTTCCAGCTCACTCAGGAACTCTTCCTTAGCTGCGTAAGCTGCTATTCTATTTACATCTTCGGTAGATATATCCAAGGGAAACCTTTCTTTGCTTTTTCCTTTCCTTCTAACTATGTATACCTTTATTCCCTCGTCGGTAAACTCTATATCAAGGTTGTCCCTTATCCTCTTGTCTTTCTTTATAGCTATGGCTATAGCGTTCTTAAGGGCATACTCAACCACCCTTTCAGGCAGATCCTTTTCCTTGGCAACCTGCTCTAT from Hydrogenivirga caldilitoris includes these protein-coding regions:
- a CDS encoding low molecular weight phosphatase family protein translates to MKIGFISHKNAVRSVMAEAVARKLLSDLGIKAEVFSAGVEPAKEVNPLTIKTLRDKGYTVNGLYPKPVSKIPYRKLDVVVTIGNEAKERCEFVVGHKRRENWLIEEPSESEESFKRTLEDIESHLKGLLKLS
- a CDS encoding Re/Si-specific NAD(P)(+) transhydrogenase subunit alpha; the protein is MFVGVIKETYPNEKRVALIPSEVQKLGRMGVEVLVERGAGEGAGFSDEEYSQAGAKVLDREEVFSKAEVILKVRDLMADQENFLREIERYSGKVLIGFLEPFAVGDILDRVNSLNLTAFAMELIPRTTRAQSMDALSSMATVAGYKAVLIAANMLPKMFPMLMTAAGTVLPARVFVVGAGVAGLQAIATAKRLGAVVQAYDIRPAAKEQVLSLGAKFVELGLESEQAEDKGGYARAMDEEFYRRQREMMTEVVSESDVVITTAMVPGKKAPVLVTEDMVKGMRPGSVIVDLAAERGGNCELTVPGEVVERYGVRIVGAVNLPSQVPYDASQMYSRNLFNFLSLLVKEGEFHISLEDEIVRDTLLFRNGELVNERIRELISGGAG
- a CDS encoding argininosuccinate synthase; its protein translation is MAKRVILAYSGGLDTSVIVRWLTDKGYEVITYTADVGQGEELSEIPDKARASGAVEAIVEDIKEEFARDFCMPTLRALALYEGKYPLTASLSRPLISKKLVYYAEKFKADYIAHGSTGKGNDQVRFELSVWGLNPDIDVLAPVREWEFKAREEQVEYAKKHGIPVKVTKEKPYSIDRNLWGVSIECGPLEDPWTEPPEDAYQITTSPEKAPNEPEYVTIGFREGSPVSLNGKEYKLLSELILDLNRLAGKHGVGRIDMVENRLVGIKSREIYEAPGAIVLYEAYRDLLSLVTDRFTFHYFINHIPHEYAKLVYEGLWFTPLREALDAFTERLAGDVTGEVRLKLYKGHVSVVGRRSPNSLYVEDLATYSEKDAFDHIAGKHFTKVWGLPIRVLGRRGKS
- a CDS encoding NAD(P) transhydrogenase subunit alpha — protein: MEDFMMYFTIFVLSMFVGFEVITKVPPTLHTPLMSGSNAISGITIVGALISAGSHHTTLTTLLGFVALVFATVNVVGGFLVTHRMLEMFRRKE
- a CDS encoding NAD(P)(+) transhydrogenase (Re/Si-specific) subunit beta is translated as MEKIIVNLAYLLSASLFIFGLKGLSHPRTAVRGNMLGALGMLIAVVVTLLDKKIADFSLIIAGLVIGAAIGTLLALKVEMTAMPQLVAVFNGLGGGASALVAGAALYETKNPDYLFTTASVASGIIGAVTFFGSGVAFGKLQGIINERPVRYTGEQVVKALFAIAAVTFGAYLVLNPQNLHLYWVITGLSSVLGVLLTIAIGGADMPVVIALLNSYSGLAAAATGFVLQNNALIISGSLVGASGIILTNLMCKAMNRSLLNVLFGGFGEVVQTSEEDIYAGKVKATSPEEVALLLEGARRAVIVPGYGMAVAQAQYAVRDLYNLLESRGVEVEFAIHPVAGRMPGHMNVLLAEVDIPYEKMKELEDINPTFEQTDVVIVIGANDVVNPLAQTDPKSPIAGMPVLEVWKAKTVVVIKRSLSPGFAGIPNPLFAMDNALMLFADAKKAVQDIVNALKEG
- the lpxB gene encoding lipid-A-disaccharide synthase, which translates into the protein MSVKVFLSVGDISAANYLYEILKEGFEDFEFLGITNTRLESIGIKSVGQISELSVVGIAEVLPRLLKIRRLYKRSIEVLRDCDVLIACDAPGFNLRLIKEARRMGVEKVVYFISPQVWAWKPGRAKIIAEYVDDLIVILPFEVEIYRNFESGKFKVHYVGHPLVDMVKPSVSREEFYRILGIDEEPVNLMPGSRWGEVKRHSSILKEVVKNLQGRVKDFILPTFEDFREYIEDSFSGLPVKVITDRDVSYPSYNSMFYSKLSIVASGTSSLEAALAYNPHIVFYSLNPLTYMLARFLVRVEYVSLPNLILNEEVIPELINKSPSQITRAAITLLEEDKERERMRYRFGELKSRLGGKEVIVRLRSLFRELLG
- a CDS encoding DUF4878 domain-containing protein; amino-acid sequence: MRRVLIASFATFLLFGIKSCGEPYGAAKDTVEEFLEEVKDKKGQEALRYLHPTFRDSLAKEVKLPIELTELKPSQVLACFLSSMGANIDEIKVMEGKPLGKENAMVKVKVVDGSGIEKLFNFVLIKEGDKWLIVDITPYKPEIKKEQKEK
- a CDS encoding glycosyltransferase family 9 protein is translated as MKFLIWQTAFLGDVILTTPLIRTIEKNYPKAGIAFVGRPFIRELFKGWNLELIPFSKGLMESFSILKRLKGFDVAIVPHRSLRTALIMLFSGIPIRVGFDRSEFPKAYTHIVEHRWELHEVDRNLMLLKALGIKELTRETFLPMEEEEFKDTLKRFSLKEREYVVINPFSNFPLKEWSLDNWTDTIKALKGIDVVVTGLPSDRDKVEILRSRVEFINLVGKTSLRELMAVIKGCRVVLSNDSSPVHIANALGVPAVTVYTATSPKYGFYPLAGAYLENPAPCSPCSPNPKRCKTGTFECLSLPPAQLLLEVVKEFL